The Prevotella melaninogenica region AGAGAGGACTTACCATCGAAGAACAGGCACAAAAGAAGCTTGTAGCCTAAGACATAGTTCATTCGTACATGGTCGAAAACCTTGGTAATATGCTCAAACTTCCTACCAGTCTTTTCCAAGGTTGTATCGTCAAATATAACACAGGAGTTCTCGCTCTCTGTCTGAATGCCATTCTTACGGAGAATGCATTCAAAACGAAGAACAGTATAGCTAAGCAAACGACGCCAATTCATTGCCTGCCTGACCATCATACGATAATAGCAGTTCTTTCCAGTGGTGAGAAGATGGTAGAAATTCTTCTTGTATATGGAGTGTATCGTCTCACCATTAATACGGAAAAGACAAAGGGAAAGAATCTGTTGAACAGCAGAGATACCATCGTGTTTCTCCAAAGAAAGCCTACAGAGCAGACGTCCAAAACCAAATTTTGAGAAAAGTGAGAGAATATCGCTACTCATCTTACTTTTAACACTTAAAAGCTTGGATATCTCGCTTAAATTGTCTAATTTTGCATCCATAACAGTTACTCTTTAATTTGTTGATAATCAATGTAATAAAGCACTACAAAGTTACCAATAATTATTGAGAAACTGTTATTTTAAGCCAACTTTTTGAGGGTGGGAAACTTTAGTTAATAATAGATTTTGTGTCCTATATTTTTATCTTTCCTAAATTGCGTATCAATCAAAAGACAATTTCTTCAGTCGAGTGCGTAGTTCTTCTGCCTGCCCTTTTCTGATAGAAAGAACAACTTCACAAGTATTGTCAAATACTTGATTAACAATGCGAGGATTCATTTCCTTAATGATTCGCATAACATCATTCATCATCGGATAAGTAAATGTATATTTCACTTCTTCTTCAATGAATTTTTCTTCTATCTCGCTATTTGATAATGCATCTGCTGCAGCCTCACGGTAGGCAACAATCAAACCACCAGTACCGAGGTTTATACCTCCATAATAACGGATAACACAAATGAGTGTATTTGTTAGTCCATAACTATCAATCTGTCCAAGAATTGGCTTACCTGCTGTTGAAGACGGTTCACCATCATCATTTGCTCGGAATTCAGTACCATCAAAACCTACTCTATAAGCATAGCAGCAATGGCGAGCATCATAATACTTCTTTCGATATTCTTTTACTATCTCTAACGCCTCTTCGACAGAATCAACATGATGCGCAAAAGCGAGGAACTTACTCCGCTTTTCAGAGTAATATCCCTCGCTAATCGCTTTCTCTTTTATTGTCTTATATTTATCGCTATCCATTCAATTTATGTTAATCTTGTATCAATCCAGCTTATGGATGACAAGACCAGAACGAAGTTTTGGTTCAAACCATGTAGCCTTAGGTGGCATAATCTTTCCACTATCAGCGATATCCATAATCTGCTGCATTGATACAGGATAGAGTGCCAATGCCCAACGCATTTCACCACTGTCAACACGACGCTTCAGTTCTCCAAGACCACGCAGACCACCAACGAAATCAATACGTTTGTCTGAACGGAGGTCTTTAATGCCCATTAGTTCGTCCAAAATTAATCGACTTGAGATGTCAACATCAAGAACACCAATAGGGTCATTATCATCGTATGTACCAGGTTTAGCAACCAAGCTATACCAATTGCCGTCAAGGTACATAGAGAATTCATGCAACTTTGTTGGGCGATA contains the following coding sequences:
- a CDS encoding IMPACT family protein; the encoded protein is MDSDKYKTIKEKAISEGYYSEKRSKFLAFAHHVDSVEEALEIVKEYRKKYYDARHCCYAYRVGFDGTEFRANDDGEPSSTAGKPILGQIDSYGLTNTLICVIRYYGGINLGTGGLIVAYREAAADALSNSEIEEKFIEEEVKYTFTYPMMNDVMRIIKEMNPRIVNQVFDNTCEVVLSIRKGQAEELRTRLKKLSFD